The region ttgttgagtgtgatcaatggcaaaacatatttatgtgaggagtaaaaagtaaaaagagaaaaaagtaatttatatgtatgtatatagtaagttatttcagccatcgtgtaacgaacaaaacacgacacgaacggcacaagtgattgtacaccaatgaattcgtaagcactctgcgaataccagtcgtctagtgtgtgacgtcactacacttacacgtactatgaaattattcttccaagcgcaacttcaaagtcacataactttttcatttctagagatatttcaatgattttttcacatttttgtttcattttacttaaatttttagaattaatccttaacaaaaaaatgaaaactagtccattactgAAAGGAGACTCTCAAATCTGAAGCATAACCTAAAAACCGTCCCAAATTCAGTCACCAGTTATTCAGAACACCCAAAAGAGGTTAAAACGATTTTTAAGACCTTAAGAAATTTTTAGGGTCTAGATACCTTTTTAGCACTAACTTTCCTGGGCTATTAGTCATACCATCAAAAAATTCACCTCAGGGTAGCGTTTGATCATAACTTGGCTAGTATCTCCGAGATTGGATGCATAGTAGGCCCTTTTATCATCGAGGGCCTGATAAATGATCAATAGTACCTTGACCATTTGCCAGAAATATCAGCATTAGGTAATCCTAACATGTACTGGTTAATGCATGATGGTATTGGCTGGGATCTTGATTGGGCACCCGGATCCTTATGATTTTTACCTCTGGGATAGAGTCGAAGATATGGTATTTGAAGAACGAAGAGCAGACTTGATCGAGTTGAAAGTAAGGATTAAAGCAGCCTTTGGAAGACTAGAAACGGTGGGAGATATCAGATGAATGGTCAAGTATGAAAGAAATACCAATATGAAAGAGGTCGTTAAAGTTAATAAgctaaaataaatgtaaataaattgaaaaaataacttAATACTCCCTAGAGAGTTAAAAAGAGTAAATAAAAAATAGATAAATAGCTGAAATAGCCTCATGCAGTTAAGTACGTTCAAAcatcaaaaaaatgattttcccaTGTAACGTCTATGGAAACTTCAAACTCTATTAACTCCTCGAAGACCATCAACTACTActaattttttctttagaatCTGAATAAATGTTATCAAGTTATGTAGTTGTAATCTTATCTTGGATATGAAGAAAAACCACTTTCTTgccaaaaatttaaattttcttttgaatttcttATAAGATGAAGCCTATATCTTATTTCAGAAAGAACTTGAGAATATAAGGAATATTATGCAAAAAGTTCGAGCACTCTATGGCTTCCCTATCAAAAATTATAAGCCTGGCAAATACAGGACTTCATTGTGAACCGATCTGTatatagaaacaaaaattcaaaatttctgtAATTAAAATAGTTTAATATAGATACATTTAaaggtaattgaaaaatttgatgtATCTAGTGCAGAATCTATGTAGTTTTATCATGAACATTTGCTGGTACATTTTCCAGATTTTTCATCCCTGATGAAAGTTGGTTTGCAATAACAACCTGGTACACATAAAGCGATACAAACAGAAGGTTTTGGCTTTTGACATGTTGATGGACACGCGGATCCACAAGCATTGTAGATTTCGTTAGGAGGGCAAGAGGGCTCtgcaaaatattattataattttttttttcatacaattcATTTGTTACTCACCTGACGTGGTATATTCcagaagaagaaataataacactaaaaatttaagtaacaTAGTGTTTTTTTCTACTTATGATTTGCTGAAAATAACGGATATTTCATTTGCGTTGAAATTTCTAAGAGATACTGAATCCATTTTATATCAAACGTCGAAGACCATATTAGGTATcatttaaattatattatttaacAATATCTTATTATAAAATCTAATTTCATGTGAACAACATAATTAGTTTATGGAGAGAACAGTAGAGGACTTCGctatgatttcaatgaaattattgaagttATTCAGTTTTATTATATTGGTTTTGTAGTTTTTCTTCTTTAGGTGTCGTCTTAGATCCGAAGGGCTATCATCGAAGCTTTTGTTGTTAagttaaaatattcaattgattcggtccttacttgatggaaattcattatcacatgaaataaaacaaagaatTTTCCTCAAATATATTTGACCTGTATTATATTTCGTCAAATTTGTATTCTATATGTTTCAAATTACGACCGGCAGAATCTCCGCAAACAGCGTTGCAAACATTTATGTTTTCTAAAACGGAtttcgttaaaaaaaatttctggaaaatattttttattttgtgagaTGCGTAAAACAAACGCTATTTAAATCTGCTTAGGTGCGTAAAACAAACGCTATTTAAATCTGCTTAGGTGCTCAAGGCTTAAGCAATATTTTTGAGCCGTTCAGTTCTTCCAATGTTACTTGAACTACTTCATAAAAGCGCTTTTCAATCctagagttgaaaataatatttacgcATTTTATTGAATTCTGACGTAGATTTCTTGAGTTAATTCGCTAATTAGAAAGTGATAGATGTGCGTATAGCTGCAGataatgaaagtaaccaaatcgtCTTCCGACTGGAACGTGGATtattttagccaatagaaacaactaAATAGTTCTGGTTCCAGAGACGGTTCGCTAAATACCGGGTTTCATTTGAAAGTAGTTAGACAATAAATTCCTTGGCCCAAAATGAATTGCTGGGAATTTGGAcaaccttgtataatcgaaatattctggattcctccaagtgactttagATATGCCTTTATCGAACCGCTCCAAATATGGATATCATGGGGACAATTCTAGAGATGAGCCCATCcagatgaacaaaaaaattgatgaggaGATGacattttcttctgaaatttgtcAGCCAAATATTTCActaattgaatgttttttaaattttttgttttgggtTTTATTGCTTTATCAAAGATGAATGTTAGGATAAACAGATTTTATTGTTTGAGAGTTTTTATTCAGTGCAAAGCAGTTTTATAACCAAACTGgtaattttcaacatttatatCCCAGCGTATGCCTAAAAATGTTGAACTATGAATGGAAATGTTCACTGGTTGAATTTCATTAATCCTACACTGTCCTCTACAGTTTCTATTGAGATAAATCCTACAAGAATATATAAAAAGGTTCTTGGAAAAAAGTGTATCATGAGAACTCCTAATTTCATTGTGATTCCCCCTGTTGTTCAAGGTTTCAACCTGATCTGGCGGTTTAATCCGCATCAATACCAACTGTTAATCATCATCTCAATAGTTTCGAAATAATGATAGGTACGGATTTTATATTTCACCTACTTCAACCTGGGGCAAGGTCAGGTTTTTAAGTTCTTTCATAGGGATGGAATTTCAcatgatatcgaaaaacaattcTAAATACATTCAAGTTGTAGGTACGTCAGCTGAAAAAATTCACatcattcagaaaacaaaataacggaaattaataaatcaaaaagcTTCTTTGAAAGAACAGTCGAAAACTTAACCCGTATAGTTTGCCAACAAAAACGAACCACTAAAAATTAGGCAAAAGTTCAAGATTCATTTCCGTCAAAGCTACTAGACGGTTTTTTCTCCTGTGTCAGTGTGTGAACCTTATGCGCATAATAAACTCTTTTTTACAAATACCGGCTGTCGTAATTATAGCTtgctttttcataaaatttgtaataaaataATAGATTGTAACAGTTACATTATCAAGTTTGAATTAAACTTACACTTTAGCCTTGTCTTTTTctgacattttcatttttgattcacTCCATTATCTTTCTTATTATTAGAGAAACACCATTTTACAGCATAACATGATATTATGGAAAATAAAGATCCAAATTTAAAAAGTAAAAacgaaacaaactaaaaagaaataaattgaaCGATAACAGTAACATTACCAAGTTGGAATTGAACTTACACTTTAGCCTtatctttttccaacattttcattttcgattcacttcattatcttTCTTATTACTCGAAAAACATCATTTTATATCATAACATGATTTTATGGAAAACGAAGATCCAAATCCCGGATTTGGATCCGGGCTCTAAGCTGGTCATACCCTGATAACGCTACCGACTTCTTGTTATTTTCTCACAACTCGAGCCAACTTAACTCTTGGCATATCTGGCTCAAAAAATAGTTCTAATAAAAAGTGCTCTTTTTTTATAACAGGtattccaataaaaggtttaattttgaatagctaGCTATTTGGGCGGCGTTTACTTttaaagctgtcatcttttgacatttggcaagtgaaaactacgcctAAGATGTCTAGGCATCTTAACCACGCCATTACTAAAATGAAAGACACGCTTCCAAAACGCATTGATATTCACTACAGAAACAATCAAAATTTCAGGTAtaatatatccaaagtcacttggaaaaaaccagaataaaacaacgatggattattcgattgacatgaattttatttatccgcaatataaccttgtgacattacattttaaatatgatttctggcatatgaccgccacgtctggctcggatgtagtccaatctggacgtccaattttcgatgactttttccaacatttgttgccgtatatcggcaataacacggagaatgttgtcttccaaatggtcaagggtttgtggcttatccgcatagaccaatgactttacatagccccacagaaagtagtttagcggtgttaaatcacaagatcttggaggccaatttacatgTCGAAAACGtcaaattaggcggtcaccaaacgtgtctttcaataaatcgattgtggcacgagctgtgtgacatgttgcgccgtcttgttggaaccacagctcctggacatcatggttgttcaattcagaaatgaaaaagttagtaatcatggctctataccgatcaccattgactgtaacgttctggccatcatcgtttttgaagaagtacggaccaatgattccaccagcccataaaccgcaccaaacagtcagtttttctggatgtaacggtgtttcgacttacacttgaggattagcttcactccaaatgcggcagttttgtttgttgacgtagccattcaaccagaagtgcgcttcatcgctaaacaaaattcgcttatgaaaatcgggaacaacggcaatctcattttgggcactatttgcaagcgttgtcaggcgtgaatctattcatgatgaattgccaaaccgaactgagaataaatcacttgacagctgttagctgttaaatcggtcgccatcttgaacagtaatgccaacttaaagttatatacctcgaaaaaaaaaacacccattacaagggttgtccaagtttccagaaattcctttggggcctgTATACTTATTacttaacaatactttcaaataaaccccagtATTTAGCGgttcgcggtatccacttcaaaagggacatctggccgagcctttttatggactagttcaagtgactttggttATACAAtacagtcacagttcgcaaaactaaagaacTTTTGGGTCATTGATATGAAGCAACTTCTTGCTCTGCAATGGTGAAACTTGTGGAAAAATGTGAGCTGTTAGCGATGTGGAGAATGGGGATCAGTATATCCAAGCATGATTGTTGAAATTTCTTTCCATCCTCAACATGTCACTGTTTGCTGCGGTTTTTGGAGTCATTGGAACCCTTATTTGGAAATGAGGCTgttgcaactgttacggtgaatggtcTGCTATAATGACTGATTTTTTTGTGACCGGAATGGAAAGAGAAGGATGCcttattatttctcgaagaggtgatcacaattgaccACCTAAATCTTGTAATTCAGCACCCTATCCAGAGCCACataaaagataaggtctatgtcaatgcgccacaatcgattcaagactaaagatggaattcgtgaagttatcgatggcatacagccgcaaatgtgcgaatttggaaaatggaaaatttaatgaaaaggatatggtgttgCACCCATAGCTGTTACTGCCATTTGTCTTATAATCTAATATTGTTAacagggaacaccaccacgtgacataCTCATGATCTGATGTCAATATTTGCCCAAAGGAGGAGGGACAAAAATGATCAGTAGTAATTAGAAATGTTACACGTTGAAAGGTTGTATTTTACGACtctttttatacattttcacaAAATCAGAATTTCACCTCTTATGTTATGATTTTTGTTAAGATTTTATTtacgaatatttttaaaatatatcagtgctttgtaggaATACaatatcatcaattattttgcGAAGAATGAAaagtattcaaaaaaaattttttcattatcaaattaaaaatattgaaatactacaatgtagattattttttaaagaaattatgtgaaaacttcatcaaaattggtgaagaaatatctcttatttcgttttgaactgagcagttaCGTGGTGTTGTTCCCTTTCAATGGTAggtataccttcctctttacaatgaaataaacatcgatCAATTCCtttcgaaatattgcttttttcgGTATTAAAATGAAAGCTCTTATTAGaaaagctttttttttcaaaattacaaTGAAAACGTCATATTTTGAGAAACAAGATactcgaaaagttctactttttcACTGCCGATTGGAAAATTGTTGCTATATCAACGATGAATTACTTTTCCGTCCACCGGAGTGAAAAGTGTAGCCTAGCAGCGCAGCTCAGCGGCGGCAGACCCTAACGAGTCGTCACTGCATGGAACTGGACCACCAAATATGAAAACATATACATTTTTAGGTTTAGGTCAGTTAGTATTCATGGGGATAaggaatattttctgaaattaatCAATAGTAATCCACCACAATTATTGCTTagaaaactgaatatttataataaattctagagatcatttgataaaaatcattcaattttcgatgaccttgTAACTGACGTTTTGTTTTCTGTCAATTAAATTGACAAATCATAAGAtgttattaaaattatattgaattaatttatatATCCAAAAGATTTCTAGGTTTTATTCAGAAATCAAGAGTGTTAAAATAAGATTAAACGCAAAATACCATGGACGGAAATAAAGATGAAGCTGAAAGATGTATTCAATTAGCTGAGAAATATGTGAAAGAAAACAATCGGGAAAAAGCAGAAAAATTCCTTCACAAAGCTGAACGTCTATTTCCGACACAAAAGGCTAAGGGTAATTCAAATGTAACTGTAGCCCTTATGTTCCGAATATTAATGAATATGATTTTCAGATCTCCTTGTACGAGTAAGTTTGATGtctaatatatcagaaacacaGCTACCAAGAAAACGGAAAGTGAGCCCTAAAAATGAGGACATTCCTAAGACAATTGATTACACTCCAGATCAAGTGGAGGCTGTTAAAAGAATAAAGAAATGTAAggattattatgaaattttaggTGTCAGTAAAGATGCTACTGACTCGGACATAAAGAAAGCTTACAAAAAATTGGCACTACAGTTTCATCCTGACAAAAACAAAGCCCCAGGATCTGCAGAAGCGTTCAAAGCAATAGGTATTGTGAAATTTAAGCTTCAATAGGTTCAAGGTATTATTCATGCAATCTATTTCCTGTAGGAAATGCTGTTGCTATATTGACGGATGTTGAAAAACGTAAACAATATGATCTGTATGGTAATGATGAGGATAGAATGGCAAAGAACTCTCGTTTCCATTCACATTCATTCACTAGGGGTTTTGAAGCAGAAGCTACTCCTGAAGATTTATTCAATATGTTCTTTGGAGGTGGCTTAGGAGGTTCTAATGTTTACGTTAGAAGGGATGGACGCTGGCAAAGACAGACCTCTAATCATCATGAAAACCATAGGCAAAGGAATGAGGTGATGTCACATTAACTTCATATTGTTCAAAAGGGTtttgaaacaataaaataacTTTTGTTCTTCTATTTTCAGCAAGGTGGATATGGCGCTTTTCTACAATTGCTACCAATTATATTGGCAATTGTTTTATCTATGGCATCTAGTTTTATTATATCTGACCCACATTATAGTCTACAGTCCAATTCGTAAGtgtatatttctttttaatttcttgCTGAGATTCCAAAAACCTTTTATGACATTAAATTTGAGAATTGACATAAAAGGGTAAATAATTGATTTCTGgtaattccacatttttgaagaaaaaatgtacATAGACTTGACCTTGTCAttatgaaaaaaactgaaaacaatttatagatattttcataAAGAAGCTTCAACTATCTCTCCAAACAATTTTTCACATAACTAAATAGGCTATTTGAcagtatataaaaatatttagatTTGGTTATATGTGTTGAAGCCTTGGTACCAGTACACCTGTACTGATTTAAGGTCAGATAAAtaaggattattattattataccttaattcaatcaaaaaaatatcaaaaaaatttcctcaaataGTGTTTCATTAGAATGTTAATAACTTCGagatttttacatggaaatttctatttttctAGCTGATTATTTGATAGGATATCAAAAATCTGCCAAGTAGCTCATTATTAACTACAAAAAAACACAATAGACTTTGAGTTCCCAGAGCAAAGTAACTCCTGACACGGTAATCAGTAGCACTGTACCTTTCTGAGATATACTGATGTTAATAATGATCAAATACAACACAAAAACATCtcactcacatttttttatgatgCTACATAGTTTTGTGCCAGTTGAAAAATGTCGACATGTAAAATTTCCATTAAAAGTACTGAaataattcatgtaattttctttAATAACTAGCAGATTAGAAAGTAACGCTCCAAGTTTTGATAAATATTGCGATACTATTGAATTTTAAGTACTACATTTGAGTGTGATATATTCTtgataaatgtttattttttttgtaggaAGTATTCGGTTCACAGGACCACCCAAAGTTTGAAAATCCCCTACTATGTGAAGAAGAACTTCCCTACTGAATATCAGGGTTCCGTTCAGAGGCTGGAACTGTCTGTAGAAGAGGAATATGTGACTGGTCTACAGCATGCTTGCTATAGGGAGAAAAATTACCGTAAATGTTTCACTTTACTATACTACAGTATTATTAATATATTACTCTATATTTTGAACAGCTTATGCCAATTTTTTGGGTTGACTAGTGATAATATCGAAGAAGacttttttccttctgatccTGACATTTGCGAATTTTAAAGTATTGTGGACCGTTcgaaatatagagaaatatataatattgaTTGTCTCAAAATCTTTGTGTATCGTATGTTTCAATAGATTCTTTTTTGATTGCATGTTTTAGTGGGTATAAGTTTAGAAGTTTGCATAAAATGATTACATCAAGATACATGCATGTTtcagaatttcaaataattcaacgATATTTTCAGTTATGCACGATATCACATTGAGAAGAAAAACTTTTCGAGaagaaaaattaagatttttgaaaatcattcaGATCTGTTGATTTTGTTCTTGAGGGGTACATTTTTCTACATAAAAATCATAAGAAATCATTTTATCCCTCTGCGCAGCAATTCCAAACCCCTCAAATTTGAATAGTGAAGATTGGCCTCGTGATAAGTTGAAAAGATCTTTTCCTCCTGACCATGacagtgaaaatttttttcaaagtctGATTACGTAATATTCGGTTCGAATATGAAATACcttttaattattcattattattatcaaaacttTACTtggtttttgaagaagaatgGCTTTTGCATGCTTGTTCAAAATTGTATTGATATAATTTcatcacgaaattttgcatgaacctTAAATAAAAATGTGGATACTTTTTACACAAtgtcattaaattttttggaaGAATTTTCTTGAGGAAACAAAAACGCATTTAAAAGTAAGAAATTCACGCTTGGATGTTGTATTTTTCTCCTCTCGATAAAAGATGTTTTACAGAATGATTCATTAAGAATGCCCAATCTCTGAATTCTAGATTCTATAACAACATGCCTTAGACAATAATTCTAGTTTCCGAAATACTGAGTGTTTAAAGTTCAAATATGGAATTTGATTTTTGcaataattttatgtttttacAATTTCTATTTGGAAATAgtcatcttcaattttttggaTTGCGGATTGCCAATTCGGACTTAGTTTTGTTAAAAGAGAGCGCAAGTTACAACACTTGGTTATGTTTAGTAAATCAgagtttttttttcggttgaactatgaataaaataacaatatcaaaaaGCGTTAAATTCTATTAAACACTAGAGATTAAATTAATGAGTGAAGTATCTTCTACATCTTTATGAGACTGTTTTATGCAAAGTCATACATTTATCAAGGAAATGGTTTATCTAAACTGTACCCAAATGTTTTGTCAAACAATTCTGCCTTATTCCGTGAGGAATAATTAAACACACTTGAGCCAGATCTCTCATGTAAGCCTTAAGTGATTCAAAGGGCTCAATTGATGCTTGAAtgatgagcgctcaaaagctcctgacttcatgtcATTGTCTCCcccaatttttttcgatatacctactgcttgaattttctatgattctgacgTCGCTATTAACACTAAATTTAACACGAAGCTTGGAATTGTTAGTCAACATACCTTTTacggttaagcgctgaaattttcgatttttctccGACTCAGTATCAGTAGGCGCATAGAACTTCTCAAATTTTTAGAAATACATACACAGGGTGCATCAAAAAAGTGTAATTGACCAAACATGTTTTTTTCTTATATAACACCCTGTTTTTATTGAAGTTTCAGATtggatgaaataaatgaatccaACTTGGAAAAACCTAATGAATCAAATcatttaaatgagattttgaaagcgaatatttgaagaatattatactcgcagtttgaaatggttatataATGTCCAACGATCCACATATTCagtttataaaaatgtatcTATTCAACAATACATCAAATGTAAATGATAGGACCTAACCTAATGGTTGAATCTGTTATTGATACAGTAGGTCGTGTCTATGTACTTATAGTCTATTCACTTTAGGAATGAAATGACATCACATATAGGGTATGGaccgtatatcaccttggttattATCGTcagtaagttggtggtccgtaggtatatgtcaaattcatcaaaaactggtggctatttcctcaaactttggtgagttatctgtcaccagagc is a window of Harmonia axyridis chromosome 2, icHarAxyr1.1, whole genome shotgun sequence DNA encoding:
- the LOC123673438 gene encoding chymotrypsin inhibitor Ani s 6-like, which translates into the protein MLLKFLVLLFLLLEYTTSEPSCPPNEIYNACGSACPSTCQKPKPSVCIALCVPGCYCKPTFIRDEKSGKCTSKCYPICGPNESFDSCGSACTPTCQKPTSTFCTFQCVPGCYCQQNLIRDERSGRCVRSCSRSRG
- the LOC123673916 gene encoding dnaJ homolog subfamily B member 14-like; protein product: MDGNKDEAERCIQLAEKYVKENNREKAEKFLHKAERLFPTQKAKDLLVRVSLMSNISETQLPRKRKVSPKNEDIPKTIDYTPDQVEAVKRIKKCKDYYEILGVSKDATDSDIKKAYKKLALQFHPDKNKAPGSAEAFKAIGNAVAILTDVEKRKQYDLYGNDEDRMAKNSRFHSHSFTRGFEAEATPEDLFNMFFGGGLGGSNVYVRRDGRWQRQTSNHHENHRQRNEQGGYGAFLQLLPIILAIVLSMASSFIISDPHYSLQSNSKYSVHRTTQSLKIPYYVKKNFPTEYQGSVQRLELSVEEEYVTGLQHACYREKNYRDSMIWKARNFGDKDLFQSAQNIPLHSCRKLEDLRRHG